GCGTCCAGCAGGACGAGGTCATCTGGCCGATGTACCCGGCGGACGACCTGGAGGGTGCGATCTGGCGCCTCTCGCAGTTCCTCCAGCAGTACTGGGGCGGGCCGTCGACGTACAGCGAGCAGCGTGGCCACCCCCGGCTGCGGATGCGCCACAACCCCTTCCGCATCACGCCCGAGGCCCGCGAGCACTGGCTGCAGCACATGCAGGACGCGGTCGAGTCGCTCGGGCTCGCACCACTCGACGAGGCCGAGCTCTGGGGCTACCTCGACCGGG
The sequence above is drawn from the Curtobacterium sp. L6-1 genome and encodes:
- a CDS encoding globin, translated to MPGQPVTLRVGLGGAAASGSLFDRVGGAPTFDRLVRRFYEGVQQDEVIWPMYPADDLEGAIWRLSQFLQQYWGGPSTYSEQRGHPRLRMRHNPFRITPEAREHWLQHMQDAVESLGLAPLDEAELWGYLDRAAHAMTNSFD